A single window of Methylobacterium nodulans ORS 2060 DNA harbors:
- a CDS encoding phage tail assembly chaperone — protein MGREPRRRRERGRSEGRRGKVIAALEWHLEWGDQVQFLLDLAEENAAAGLPPPAALLARPELPELAQVAWDAFWDLTAERPLGFGAVGAIPWSTIAAWADRHGIRCGDQFARLKRLVMALDRRWLEHLRASVPKPPNPGAG, from the coding sequence GTGGGCCGCGAACCTCGTCGCCGACGAGAGCGAGGCCGATCTGAAGGACGCCGAGGGAAAGTAATCGCCGCCCTGGAGTGGCATCTCGAGTGGGGCGATCAGGTCCAGTTTCTCCTCGACCTCGCCGAGGAGAACGCGGCCGCGGGCCTGCCGCCGCCCGCAGCACTGCTCGCCCGGCCCGAGCTCCCCGAGCTGGCCCAGGTCGCCTGGGATGCGTTCTGGGACCTGACCGCGGAGAGACCGCTCGGCTTCGGCGCCGTCGGCGCGATCCCCTGGTCCACGATCGCCGCCTGGGCCGATCGGCACGGGATCCGCTGCGGGGACCAGTTCGCGCGCCTCAAGCGCCTGGTCATGGCCCTCGATCGGAGGTGGCTCGAACACCTCCGCGCGTCGGTTCCCAAGCCGCCTAACCCCGGCGCGGGGTGA